The nucleotide sequence TGCAATGTGAGGTTCCAGTAGAAAGAACAATCACCGTCAAATTGCCAGATCAGATTGAGCCGGGCATACACGATGTGGTTTTAGTGTTCGACCAAAGTGCGTCTCACCGAAAAATCCCTGACGATGCTCAAAATCTTATGAAACTGTCTGGCACTGTTCCTTCCTTCGCCAGGATCGATGGCGTTGCCTGGCAGCGATCCTTGCGGGAAGAATGGAAATGAGGTTTCTATTCGACACCAATGCCGCCATCAATTTGTTGAGCGGAAAGATCGTTGATCCTTTACCGGAAGGCCAATATGGCATGTCCATCATCAGCGAAATCGAATTGCTTTCCTATCCTTCTCTGACTTCAGAGGAAGAACAAGCCATCCACACACTGATAAGGAAGGTGGAACGATTGACCCTGGACAATGCAATTCGAGACCAGGCCATTGCTTTACGACGTGGCCATAATTTGAAACTGCCCGATGCGGTCATTGCTGCCACGGCCATGGTCTGGAAGTCCACTCTTTTCACCAATGATCAACGTCTCCACCAGGTTCCGGGCTTGACGGCAATAACTTTGAATATCAAAACCCCAGAACATTGAAGGAAGAGCGGGAATATATAATTACGATCCAGGAACCTGGACACAGGGTGTGCCTGCGTCCGACATGAAAACGGGCAATTTGATGCATCAATCTCTCGGGTAAGATAACAGCAGGTGGAACTGAAGGATTGGGAGGGTGGTACGCACAATTTGATGATGGCATTGTGTCGTCATGACAGCACCATGCCTGAATGGTAAAAAGTCGGTAGTGTCAGCCAGCACTCTTTTTGCTGAACATGGCCATGGCCTTGGCATATTTGAAAAAACTGTTGCCGCAGCCGATGACGACATGCACCAGGCCCGGAATACCATCCAGGAATCCCCGGCGGATGAGATAAAATTTGATGAATCGCACCAGGGGATTGAGCAGCAGATGATGGAAACGAGGACGCTGCCCCCGGGCGAGCAGTCGCTGGGCTTGCAGGGTGGTGTAGTGGTTTTGTTTGGCCAGATAGGTTTCCAGACTCTGCTCGGATTCGTGCAATAAATCCCCGGACAACCACCCCACCGTGCCGGTGGTGATGACATGTTCGTGGATGGGATCCAGGCTCCAATGGGCATGATCGCGGTGATACAGG is from Magnetococcales bacterium and encodes:
- a CDS encoding type II toxin-antitoxin system VapC family toxin, whose protein sequence is MEMRFLFDTNAAINLLSGKIVDPLPEGQYGMSIISEIELLSYPSLTSEEEQAIHTLIRKVERLTLDNAIRDQAIALRRGHNLKLPDAVIAATAMVWKSTLFTNDQRLHQVPGLTAITLNIKTPEH